In Pseudothermotoga hypogea DSM 11164 = NBRC 106472, the following are encoded in one genomic region:
- a CDS encoding serine hydrolase domain-containing protein translates to MRRLSEKLFRCVDRIVEEGLNRIYPGATLLIGWPDEIVYEKAYGTLDFERKTNIDTIYDLASVTKVVATTTAVMKLFSEGYLHLHDTVGRFLNVEKPKADITILQLLSHTSGMQPYSELWKCFRGRELLEEIVKIQPVEEPGKKIVYSCLNFTTLMAIVERITNQRFDEFIYAIFEPLGMKNTRFSPGYAENTAPTSERDGKRLVGLADDELAYYLGGVSGNAGLFSNVRDLFTFMSSLLTGKIAPKPVVKLFTQTIVEASNGKRHLGWMCPASGTSSGDMLTEKAFGHSGFTGTTIWCRQDGLFVIFLTNKGFIKRHEEEIMRIRALLHNVVFLNIDERKELFD, encoded by the coding sequence GTGAGGAGATTGAGCGAAAAACTTTTCAGGTGTGTGGACAGGATCGTTGAAGAAGGTTTGAACAGGATCTATCCTGGCGCAACATTGCTGATCGGATGGCCCGACGAAATCGTCTACGAGAAAGCCTATGGAACTCTCGATTTTGAGAGAAAGACCAACATAGACACCATATACGATCTTGCGAGCGTGACGAAGGTCGTTGCGACCACCACCGCAGTGATGAAACTGTTCAGCGAAGGTTATCTCCACTTGCACGACACAGTTGGAAGGTTCTTGAACGTTGAAAAGCCCAAGGCCGACATCACCATCTTGCAGCTTCTTTCACACACCTCAGGCATGCAACCTTACTCGGAACTTTGGAAATGTTTCAGGGGCAGAGAGTTGCTCGAAGAGATAGTGAAAATACAACCCGTCGAAGAACCCGGCAAAAAGATCGTTTATTCGTGTCTCAACTTCACCACACTCATGGCGATCGTCGAGAGGATAACCAATCAACGCTTCGATGAGTTCATCTACGCGATTTTCGAACCACTGGGGATGAAGAACACGAGGTTCTCACCGGGATATGCGGAAAACACAGCGCCCACGTCAGAAAGGGACGGAAAGAGGCTCGTCGGACTTGCGGATGATGAACTTGCTTACTACCTTGGCGGTGTGAGTGGAAACGCGGGTCTGTTCTCGAACGTTAGGGACCTGTTCACGTTCATGAGTTCGCTTTTGACGGGCAAAATAGCGCCGAAACCTGTGGTGAAATTGTTCACTCAAACAATTGTCGAAGCGAGCAACGGAAAAAGACACCTTGGCTGGATGTGCCCGGCGAGTGGTACGAGCAGTGGGGACATGCTGACGGAGAAAGCCTTTGGTCACAGCGGTTTCACAGGCACAACGATCTGGTGTCGCCAGGACGGTCTGTTCGTCATCTTTTTGACGAATAAAGGTTTCATAAAGAGGCACGAAGAAGAGATCATGAGAATCAGGGCACTGTTGCACAACGTGGTGTTCTTGAACATCGATGAGAGAAAAGAACTGTTCGATTGA
- a CDS encoding ABC transporter ATP-binding protein, translated as MIISLRKVKKYFPIRAGVFLQVIGWVRALEELDLDIKENETVGVVGESGCGKTTLGRIVARILQPTSGRIEFQGLDVTKKAPKDIERLFRRTVQMVFQDPFNSLDPRMTIVDVVKEPLEAHRIFTSKKEMEDYVTDLLVRVGLHREHLSRYPHEFSGGQRQRIAIARAIALKPKLIVCDEPTSALDVSVQSQIVNLLQELREEYRMSYLFISHNLDLVYHMSDRLIVMYLGNVVEEGEAVEVFENPLHPYTRALMSAVPSWDPRQRKLSQVKLHGEPPSPVNPPSGCVFSTRCPYRLEKCEKEKPQLQGEQKHRVACFLHEG; from the coding sequence ATGATAATCTCACTCCGCAAGGTTAAAAAGTATTTCCCCATCAGGGCAGGAGTCTTCTTGCAAGTCATAGGTTGGGTCAGGGCACTCGAAGAGTTGGACCTGGACATAAAAGAGAACGAGACGGTGGGCGTGGTTGGAGAATCTGGCTGTGGAAAAACAACGCTCGGAAGGATCGTTGCGAGAATTCTCCAACCCACTTCTGGCAGGATCGAATTTCAAGGTCTCGATGTGACGAAGAAGGCTCCCAAAGACATCGAAAGACTCTTTCGAAGAACCGTTCAAATGGTCTTTCAAGATCCGTTCAACTCGCTCGATCCGAGGATGACGATCGTGGACGTGGTGAAGGAACCACTCGAGGCGCACAGAATCTTCACATCAAAGAAAGAAATGGAAGACTACGTTACGGACCTTCTGGTGAGAGTTGGATTGCACAGAGAGCACTTGTCACGCTATCCACACGAGTTCTCAGGTGGGCAGAGACAGAGGATAGCCATAGCAAGAGCCATAGCCTTGAAACCGAAGTTGATAGTATGCGATGAGCCGACATCCGCCTTAGACGTTTCTGTGCAGAGTCAAATAGTGAATCTGCTTCAAGAGTTGAGAGAGGAATACAGGATGTCGTATCTTTTCATATCCCACAACCTCGATCTGGTTTATCACATGAGTGACAGACTGATCGTGATGTACTTGGGCAACGTGGTGGAAGAAGGTGAAGCAGTGGAGGTTTTTGAAAATCCACTGCATCCCTACACGAGGGCGCTCATGTCGGCCGTTCCAAGCTGGGACCCGAGGCAAAGGAAGCTGTCGCAGGTGAAACTACACGGAGAACCGCCAAGTCCGGTGAATCCACCATCTGGGTGCGTTTTCTCGACGAGGTGTCCCTACAGACTCGAAAAATGCGAAAAGGAAAAACCACAGTTGCAGGGTGAACAAAAACACAGAGTTGCCTGCTTCCTGCACGAGGGGTGA
- a CDS encoding ABC transporter ATP-binding protein, translating to MKLLEVKDLKVHFNTLDGLVKAVDGVSFTLNEQETLAIVGESGCGKTVTVLTILGLIKKAIVSGSILYRGVELTKISQKEFEEIRGKKISMIFQEPMSSFDPLYTVGKQMMEVAMKHLKIDEERARQLCVDMLKKVQIPLAERRFDEYPHQMSGGMLQRIMIAIALLTNPDIVIADEPTTALDVTIQAQVLNLFKQLQKQYKTSVIFITHDLGVVAEVADRVHVMYAGKIVERSDVVKLFKQPLHPYTKGLLESRLKKEYKNKKLPFIEGVVPPPTNWPSGCRFHPRCPKAMEICRREEPVEVQLNGSSVACWLYHEGGAR from the coding sequence ATGAAGCTCCTCGAAGTGAAAGATCTCAAGGTCCACTTCAACACACTCGATGGTTTGGTGAAGGCCGTCGACGGTGTCTCATTCACACTCAACGAGCAAGAAACGCTCGCGATCGTCGGAGAATCTGGTTGTGGCAAGACGGTTACCGTGCTGACGATCCTTGGACTCATCAAGAAGGCGATCGTGAGTGGGAGTATCCTGTATCGTGGTGTGGAATTGACGAAGATTTCACAAAAAGAATTCGAAGAGATTCGCGGTAAAAAGATCTCCATGATCTTTCAAGAGCCGATGTCATCCTTCGATCCACTCTACACGGTGGGAAAGCAGATGATGGAAGTTGCCATGAAGCATTTGAAGATAGATGAAGAGCGTGCGAGGCAGCTGTGCGTAGACATGCTGAAAAAGGTGCAGATACCTCTGGCAGAACGGCGGTTCGATGAATATCCCCACCAGATGAGCGGTGGAATGCTCCAGAGAATCATGATCGCGATCGCTCTGCTCACCAATCCGGACATCGTCATTGCGGACGAGCCCACCACGGCGCTGGACGTCACCATACAGGCACAGGTGCTCAATCTCTTCAAACAGTTGCAGAAACAGTACAAAACGTCTGTGATCTTCATCACGCACGATCTCGGTGTCGTGGCGGAGGTTGCCGACAGGGTGCACGTAATGTACGCTGGAAAGATCGTGGAGAGATCAGATGTCGTGAAACTCTTCAAACAACCCTTGCATCCTTACACGAAGGGATTGCTCGAATCGAGGCTCAAAAAGGAGTACAAGAACAAGAAGCTTCCGTTCATCGAGGGCGTCGTTCCCCCTCCCACGAACTGGCCGAGTGGTTGTAGGTTTCACCCCAGATGTCCAAAGGCCATGGAGATCTGTCGCAGAGAAGAACCTGTGGAAGTTCAGCTGAATGGTTCCTCCGTAGCGTGCTGGCTGTACCACGAAGGTGGTGCTCGATGA
- a CDS encoding ABC transporter permease: MNTWQRVFYQFRRHKLGLIGFWTLVVLYVLIIFADFISPYNFTETHSRFTYAPPTKIRFFHEGKFKGPFVYGLKRTRDPVTFKVKYEEDRSKIYPIKLFVKGEEYEFWGLFKTDVHLFGIESDPNQMMLLLFGADRFGRDLFSRVLHGGRVSLTVGLVGTFISVLIGSIVGSVSGYYGGWIDVLIQRFIELLRSFPRIPLWLALSVILPPSWPSTWVYFGIVIVLSLIGWMGVARVVRGMVLSMREKEFVLAAKVAGVSNFKIITRHLIPNIMSYLVVVSTLSIPGMILGESAISFLGLGIKEPMTSWGLLLNQAQSLSALSTSPWLLIPGFFIMVSVLAFNFVGDALRDALDPYRTVEKV; this comes from the coding sequence ATGAACACGTGGCAGAGAGTTTTCTACCAGTTCAGAAGACACAAGCTCGGTTTGATCGGTTTTTGGACACTCGTGGTACTGTACGTCTTGATAATCTTCGCAGACTTCATCTCACCATACAACTTCACCGAGACCCACAGTCGTTTCACGTACGCACCTCCCACAAAGATCAGGTTCTTCCACGAAGGAAAATTCAAAGGGCCCTTCGTGTACGGACTCAAAAGAACGAGGGATCCTGTCACGTTCAAAGTGAAGTACGAGGAAGATAGGTCGAAGATTTACCCGATCAAACTGTTCGTCAAAGGTGAAGAGTACGAGTTCTGGGGACTATTCAAGACCGACGTGCACTTGTTTGGGATAGAGTCAGACCCAAATCAAATGATGTTACTACTCTTCGGGGCAGACAGATTCGGCAGGGATCTGTTCTCCAGAGTGCTGCATGGTGGCAGGGTGTCACTCACGGTGGGTCTGGTTGGCACGTTCATCAGTGTTCTCATTGGTTCGATTGTTGGATCGGTATCAGGTTACTATGGAGGTTGGATCGATGTTTTGATCCAAAGATTCATAGAACTGCTGAGGTCTTTCCCGCGAATCCCACTGTGGCTCGCCTTGTCCGTCATACTGCCTCCGAGCTGGCCGAGCACGTGGGTGTACTTCGGCATCGTGATCGTCCTGTCACTCATAGGCTGGATGGGTGTTGCGCGTGTCGTGAGGGGAATGGTTTTGAGTATGAGAGAAAAAGAGTTCGTGCTCGCAGCGAAAGTAGCAGGTGTTTCGAATTTCAAGATAATCACAAGGCATCTGATACCCAACATCATGAGTTATCTGGTGGTCGTTTCAACCTTATCAATACCAGGAATGATCCTGGGAGAGAGTGCGATAAGCTTTCTGGGCTTGGGCATAAAGGAACCCATGACGAGCTGGGGATTGCTGTTGAACCAGGCTCAATCGCTCTCGGCACTTTCGACGAGCCCATGGTTACTGATACCAGGCTTTTTCATCATGGTTTCGGTCTTGGCCTTCAACTTCGTTGGTGATGCGCTCAGAGACGCACTCGATCCCTACAGGACGGTTGAGAAGGTATGA
- a CDS encoding ABC transporter permease produces the protein MWTFIVRRILIMIPMMFFVSVICFVVTELQPGDFLSQYLENPRISPEQIESLRRELALDKPAYQRYFMWIKNIVTKGDFGYSFSYQRPVVELIWERLGWTVAISVLTIGFQWLFATLMGIYSALHPYTPGDYTLTVLGFIGLSIPEFFLALVLTYLVLRLGGTAVGGLFSPQFIGAPMSWAKFIDLLKHLWLPIVVIGVSGLAGLMRIMRGNMLDVLGSPFVTALRARGLDEKTVRRHVIKNAMNPLVSIAGMELPNVFSGTIIASIVLNLPTIGPFFYSALLNHDQYLVMAFLLFIALITQIGNLLADIALALLDPRIRIS, from the coding sequence ATGTGGACTTTCATCGTGCGCAGGATTTTGATCATGATACCGATGATGTTCTTCGTGTCTGTCATCTGCTTCGTCGTCACGGAACTTCAACCGGGTGATTTTCTTTCGCAGTATCTCGAAAATCCACGCATCTCTCCCGAACAGATCGAATCTCTGAGAAGGGAATTGGCCTTAGATAAACCAGCCTACCAAAGGTATTTCATGTGGATAAAGAACATCGTCACCAAGGGAGATTTCGGTTATTCCTTTTCCTACCAGAGGCCAGTGGTTGAACTGATATGGGAAAGACTCGGTTGGACCGTGGCGATCTCCGTGCTGACGATAGGTTTTCAATGGCTCTTTGCAACACTCATGGGCATCTATTCCGCGCTGCATCCATACACGCCGGGCGATTACACACTCACGGTTCTGGGATTCATTGGTCTTTCAATCCCAGAATTCTTTCTCGCGCTGGTCTTAACGTATCTCGTACTGAGACTGGGAGGAACTGCGGTGGGTGGTCTGTTTTCACCACAGTTCATAGGCGCTCCGATGAGCTGGGCAAAGTTCATCGATTTGCTCAAGCATCTGTGGTTGCCCATCGTGGTCATAGGTGTGAGTGGGCTTGCTGGTTTGATGAGGATCATGCGTGGAAACATGTTGGACGTGCTGGGTTCACCCTTCGTCACTGCTTTGAGGGCGCGGGGTCTGGACGAAAAAACCGTGAGGAGACACGTGATAAAGAACGCGATGAACCCCTTGGTGAGCATAGCTGGTATGGAGCTTCCCAACGTTTTCAGTGGCACGATCATCGCCTCGATAGTTCTGAACCTCCCGACTATAGGACCGTTCTTCTACAGCGCACTGTTGAACCACGATCAGTATCTGGTGATGGCCTTTCTCCTGTTCATAGCTCTGATAACACAGATTGGAAACTTGCTTGCCGACATTGCCTTGGCTTTACTCGATCCCAGGATAAGGATCAGTTGA
- a CDS encoding ABC transporter substrate-binding protein has protein sequence MRKVLLLVLALLACAVFATEYMVQDELLTPDPSPKTGGTLRLALASTPESFLLYGTLDGSSYSVIMGPMFSPLVEMHPVTNEIKPALAKSWVVSADGKEVTFRLREAYWSDGTPITADDVVFTFQYFVMNQYARGNSIARFTIPDEKGVNKMIEWVKIDDKTVKAILPSPYGAFFTVLSHVYIYPKHKLEPLIDKNDLGSVNKVWLSNTDPKEIVVNGPFKPVQLITDQKLVLERNPYFWKVDRFGNRLPYFDRVEYLIIRDAEIRLAKFMAGEIDFMAISSRDFPMLKEQELTGKTPYVVYATQPTQATPSPIHISFNFDVDDPELRDLFRKLEFREAMEYALNRERIIDEVFAGLAIPDAGLILPSNKAFYNPKVEELLRPYDLKKANELLDKIGLTKRDKEGYRLFPSGRRVEFNLLVQNSPKEYQDVAVIFAEDLKKIGIKVNLQILDASLVGQMFGASNFQAGIRAFGNQPDLQLRKAIWQPGTQLYYWHYSTMDKTKTPPQPVFEEMLDWEKRIWELFEKAQIEMDPAKRKAYYDEVQELYHIYLPVIFVCKGMNIWGFNKTLGNAGVTEEGVPIFTVWTSYRK, from the coding sequence ATGAGGAAGGTCCTTTTACTGGTGCTTGCACTTCTGGCCTGTGCAGTATTTGCAACAGAGTACATGGTACAAGACGAACTTCTGACACCTGATCCATCACCTAAGACCGGGGGGACCCTGAGGCTCGCTTTGGCTTCGACCCCTGAATCTTTCCTACTGTACGGAACACTCGATGGCTCAAGCTACAGTGTCATCATGGGACCCATGTTCTCACCGCTGGTGGAGATGCATCCCGTGACGAACGAGATCAAACCTGCGCTCGCTAAGTCTTGGGTCGTTTCAGCTGACGGAAAAGAAGTTACATTCAGGCTCCGTGAAGCTTACTGGTCGGATGGAACTCCCATCACTGCGGACGACGTGGTGTTCACTTTCCAGTACTTCGTCATGAACCAGTACGCGCGAGGCAATTCGATCGCCAGGTTCACGATACCGGACGAAAAAGGTGTCAACAAGATGATCGAGTGGGTCAAGATCGACGACAAGACCGTCAAGGCCATTCTTCCATCACCTTACGGTGCCTTCTTCACGGTGCTTTCACACGTCTACATTTATCCAAAGCACAAGCTTGAACCTCTCATCGACAAGAACGATCTCGGTTCGGTCAACAAGGTTTGGCTGTCCAACACCGACCCGAAGGAAATCGTCGTGAACGGTCCCTTCAAACCTGTTCAGCTCATCACGGATCAAAAGCTCGTGCTCGAGAGAAACCCGTATTTCTGGAAAGTCGACCGTTTCGGAAACAGACTGCCCTACTTTGACAGAGTGGAATATTTGATCATCAGGGACGCAGAGATAAGACTTGCAAAGTTCATGGCTGGCGAGATCGATTTCATGGCGATCTCCTCGAGAGACTTTCCGATGTTGAAAGAACAAGAATTGACTGGAAAAACACCTTACGTCGTTTACGCGACCCAACCAACTCAGGCAACGCCGAGTCCGATACACATTTCCTTCAACTTCGACGTGGACGATCCAGAACTACGTGATCTCTTCAGAAAACTCGAATTCAGAGAGGCCATGGAGTACGCTCTCAACAGAGAGAGAATCATAGACGAAGTCTTCGCCGGTTTGGCGATACCCGATGCGGGCTTGATACTCCCGTCCAACAAGGCCTTCTACAACCCGAAGGTGGAAGAACTCTTGAGACCGTACGATCTGAAGAAGGCCAACGAACTGCTGGACAAAATCGGCCTGACGAAGAGAGACAAAGAAGGCTACAGGCTCTTTCCGAGTGGCAGGAGAGTCGAGTTCAATCTGCTCGTTCAGAACTCGCCGAAGGAATATCAGGATGTCGCAGTCATATTTGCTGAGGATTTGAAGAAAATTGGGATAAAGGTCAACTTGCAGATCCTCGATGCGTCCCTGGTCGGACAGATGTTCGGCGCGAGCAATTTCCAGGCCGGCATAAGGGCGTTCGGTAACCAACCAGACCTGCAACTCAGAAAAGCCATATGGCAACCTGGAACACAACTCTACTACTGGCACTACTCGACCATGGACAAGACCAAGACGCCTCCACAACCAGTCTTTGAGGAAATGTTAGACTGGGAAAAGAGGATCTGGGAACTGTTCGAAAAGGCTCAGATAGAGATGGATCCTGCCAAGAGAAAGGCTTACTATGATGAAGTTCAAGAGTTGTACCACATCTATCTGCCTGTGATCTTCGTGTGCAAGGGTATGAACATCTGGGGCTTCAACAAAACCTTAGGCAATGCGGGCGTGACAGAAGAGGGCGTGCCCATCTTCACCGTCTGGACCAGCTACAGGAAATGA
- a CDS encoding carboxypeptidase regulatory-like domain-containing protein, with amino-acid sequence MKKIFHLLLLLSISLLITQCAAPVEQPRGSVRGTVKDSVNQLVEDATVVVNTTNLRTVTDSQGSYQISNVPAGKWTITASKNGYTPESKVVYVEAGQTVTVNFTLAPVTSTGTVRGTVRDNNAQPIQDATVAVQGTELQTTTNSDGQYEITNVPAGQRTIIASKSGYVSESKAVNVEAGQVVTVDFQLRLQEVQQVVWQKVFGGSNDDRAYSIQQTSDGGYIVAGYTWSSSNREEVYILKLDANGNKVWEKTFGGSYDDRAYCIQQTSDGGYIVAGYTSSAGVGSYDVYILKLDTSGNEVWSKTFGGSYDDLAWSIQQTSDGGYIVAGYTSSFGAGNYDVYIIKMDANGNTGAYPMGEE; translated from the coding sequence ATGAAGAAGATCTTCCATCTTCTCTTGCTGCTCTCGATCTCCCTCTTGATTACGCAGTGCGCAGCTCCAGTCGAACAACCAAGAGGGTCCGTACGGGGTACTGTGAAGGACAGCGTGAATCAACTGGTGGAAGACGCAACGGTTGTTGTGAACACCACTAATTTGAGGACCGTGACTGACTCACAGGGTTCCTACCAGATATCGAACGTTCCTGCTGGTAAATGGACAATCACGGCATCTAAGAATGGGTACACCCCTGAAAGCAAGGTGGTGTACGTGGAAGCTGGACAGACTGTGACGGTGAATTTCACACTCGCGCCTGTGACCTCCACTGGGACTGTACGAGGTACCGTGAGGGACAACAACGCTCAACCGATACAGGATGCAACGGTTGCTGTGCAGGGCACAGAATTACAGACTACAACCAACTCGGATGGACAGTACGAGATAACAAACGTTCCTGCTGGTCAGAGAACGATTATAGCTTCCAAGAGTGGTTACGTCAGCGAGAGTAAGGCGGTGAATGTAGAAGCTGGACAAGTTGTCACAGTGGATTTCCAGCTCCGACTTCAGGAAGTTCAGCAGGTCGTTTGGCAGAAAGTTTTTGGTGGAAGCAACGACGACAGGGCATATTCTATTCAACAGACAAGCGATGGTGGATACATCGTCGCAGGCTACACATGGTCCTCTTCTAATCGGGAGGAGGTTTACATCCTGAAGCTTGACGCGAATGGAAACAAAGTGTGGGAGAAAACCTTCGGAGGAAGTTACGATGACAGGGCATACTGCATTCAACAGACAAGTGATGGTGGATACATCGTCGCAGGGTACACGTCCTCCGCTGGAGTGGGATCGTACGATGTTTACATCTTGAAGCTCGATACGAGTGGGAACGAGGTGTGGAGCAAAACTTTTGGAGGAAGTTACGATGATCTGGCATGGTCCATTCAACAGACGAGCGATGGTGGATACATCGTCGCTGGATATACATCGTCTTTCGGGGCAGGAAATTACGATGTATACATCATAAAAATGGATGCCAACGGTAACACCGGAGCTTATCCGATGGGTGAAGAATAG
- the queF gene encoding preQ(1) synthase codes for MPKAEGKTFQFEGHESIRTDFLETIDFDGKDEYIKIETDEFSAVCPFSGLPDIGRVIIEYYPDGGKIVELKSLKYYFVSFRNVGIYQEEATKRIYEDLKRLLKTDRLRVTVVYNVRGGIKTTTQMGDLAGHDRKVE; via the coding sequence ATGCCCAAAGCAGAAGGGAAGACCTTTCAGTTTGAAGGGCACGAATCCATAAGGACGGATTTTCTCGAAACGATAGATTTCGATGGAAAAGACGAGTACATCAAGATCGAGACCGATGAATTCTCGGCGGTCTGTCCCTTCTCGGGTTTACCAGACATAGGCCGCGTGATCATCGAGTACTATCCAGACGGTGGGAAAATCGTGGAATTGAAATCGCTGAAGTACTACTTCGTGAGCTTCAGAAACGTTGGTATCTACCAAGAAGAGGCAACGAAGAGGATCTACGAAGATCTCAAACGTCTTCTCAAGACCGACAGGCTCAGGGTCACCGTGGTGTACAACGTTCGTGGAGGCATAAAGACCACGACCCAGATGGGGGACCTCGCAGGCCATGACAGAAAAGTTGAATGA
- a CDS encoding queuosine precursor transporter, producing MTEKLNEKLITLTSIFVFAIVASNVTASKLVNLGRFVVPIAVLCYPVTFAITDIVSEVYGKKIARRIVWAGFFVSILLALYSRIVVVYPPADFFEGNEAFVKVFSSTPRIVLASMVAYVASQTHDVWAFHVWKKLTKGRHLWVRNNLSTLVSQFIDTCLFITIAFLNVVPGEILVRMIFSQYIVKFIIAIIDTPFVYLGVKLVSGRWIVAETN from the coding sequence ATGACAGAAAAGTTGAATGAAAAGCTCATCACACTGACGAGCATCTTCGTCTTCGCCATAGTGGCTTCGAACGTGACGGCTTCGAAGTTGGTGAACCTCGGACGATTCGTTGTCCCGATAGCTGTACTCTGTTATCCTGTGACCTTCGCGATCACAGACATAGTGAGCGAAGTCTATGGAAAAAAGATCGCCCGAAGGATCGTCTGGGCGGGTTTCTTCGTCTCGATCCTTCTGGCACTGTACTCGAGAATCGTTGTGGTCTACCCACCGGCGGACTTCTTCGAAGGGAACGAAGCTTTCGTGAAGGTCTTTTCTTCCACACCCAGGATCGTCCTTGCGAGCATGGTTGCTTACGTAGCTTCACAGACTCACGACGTGTGGGCATTTCACGTTTGGAAGAAGCTCACCAAAGGCAGACACCTCTGGGTGAGAAACAACCTTTCCACGCTCGTTTCTCAGTTCATCGACACGTGCCTGTTCATCACGATAGCATTTCTCAACGTTGTGCCTGGAGAAATCCTCGTGCGCATGATCTTCTCTCAGTACATCGTTAAATTCATCATTGCAATCATAGACACACCCTTTGTCTATCTTGGAGTCAAGCTGGTCAGTGGAAGATGGATCGTGGCCGAGACAAACTGA